The proteins below come from a single Nocardiopsis gilva YIM 90087 genomic window:
- a CDS encoding Crp/Fnr family transcriptional regulator, producing MKLSHRRDPAPEGHWCLSEVAVFRDLSQVEMKAIGSQAPAHSLRAGQIVYSPATRAQTLYIVKRGRVRLFRVAEDGRTITTAIAGPGTIFGEMRVLGLRMNGTWAEAMGPGMLCLMSDADVRRLLLSDPRVATRIVEQLGQRLADCEQRLTDVMSKNVTERTAATLCALADPAGDGRPAPIKLTHEQLARLTGTTRERTTKALGELADMGLVRLRRGSVVVLDLDDLRRTHH from the coding sequence GTGAAGCTCTCGCACCGCCGGGATCCGGCTCCGGAGGGGCACTGGTGCCTGTCGGAGGTCGCGGTCTTCCGTGACCTCAGTCAGGTGGAGATGAAGGCCATTGGCTCCCAGGCTCCAGCGCACTCGCTGCGCGCGGGGCAGATCGTCTACTCCCCGGCGACGCGGGCGCAGACCCTCTACATCGTCAAGCGCGGCCGGGTGCGGCTGTTCCGGGTCGCCGAGGACGGGCGCACGATCACCACCGCCATCGCCGGTCCCGGCACCATCTTCGGCGAGATGCGGGTGCTGGGCCTGCGGATGAACGGCACCTGGGCCGAGGCGATGGGCCCCGGGATGCTGTGCCTGATGAGCGATGCCGACGTGCGCCGCCTGCTCCTCTCCGACCCGCGCGTCGCCACCCGCATCGTCGAGCAGCTCGGACAGCGACTGGCCGACTGCGAGCAGAGGCTGACCGATGTGATGAGCAAGAACGTCACCGAGCGCACCGCCGCGACCCTGTGTGCCCTCGCCGATCCCGCGGGTGACGGCCGCCCAGCCCCCATCAAGCTCACCCACGAGCAGCTCGCCCGCCTCACCGGAACCACCCGCGAGCGCACCACCAAGGCCTTGGGCGAACTGGCCGACATGGGCCTGGTCCGGCTGCGCCGCGGCAGCGTGGTCGTCCTCGACCTGGATGATCTGCGTCGCACGCACCACTGA
- a CDS encoding NCS2 family permease — MTRLDTAGSQPQPQSPADARPTRSWLDRFFFITERGSGIGQEIRGGLTTFMAMAYIIVLNPIILSGVTDVNGDTLSAAQLTTMTCLSAGIVTILMGVVGRAPIACAAALGVMAVVAYQAAPQMTWAETMGLVVWQGIAIILMVVTGVRTAVMNALPHNLKLAIGVGIGLFVALIGFTNATFVSAGEGKLLQLGTVGHLAGWPVVVFLIGLGTSAVLLARRVPGAIFYGIITATVVAVIVNYAFQVPEESWGTQSPQLPSSPFSSPDFGLLFQVDMFGAWQSAGVASAGVILFTLVLAGFFDALGTILAIGKKADLTGEDGQMPRVNHILATDGAGAISGGLTSSSATLVFVESTAGVSEGARTGLASVVTGGLFLLALFFAPVFSVVPAQAASVAMVLVGAMMMMHVGQIAWDDITIAVPAFLTIVVMPFTYDIAHGIGAGIIAYTLIKTASGQGRDVGWLMWALSGVFVIHFGLAGIEKLLGL, encoded by the coding sequence ATGACTCGTCTCGACACAGCGGGCTCCCAACCGCAGCCGCAATCTCCTGCGGACGCCCGGCCGACTCGATCCTGGCTCGATCGGTTCTTCTTCATCACCGAACGCGGCTCCGGCATCGGGCAGGAGATCCGCGGTGGTCTCACCACGTTCATGGCGATGGCCTACATCATCGTCCTCAACCCGATCATCCTCAGCGGTGTCACCGACGTGAACGGCGACACCCTCTCCGCCGCACAGCTGACCACGATGACGTGCCTGTCAGCGGGCATCGTCACCATCCTCATGGGGGTGGTGGGACGTGCCCCGATCGCCTGCGCCGCCGCTCTCGGCGTCATGGCGGTCGTCGCCTACCAGGCCGCCCCGCAGATGACCTGGGCCGAAACCATGGGCCTGGTGGTCTGGCAGGGCATCGCCATCATCCTGATGGTGGTCACCGGCGTCCGAACGGCGGTGATGAACGCGCTACCGCACAATCTGAAGCTGGCCATCGGTGTCGGCATCGGCCTGTTCGTGGCGCTCATCGGCTTCACCAACGCCACCTTCGTCAGCGCTGGCGAGGGCAAGCTGCTGCAGCTCGGCACGGTCGGACACCTGGCCGGCTGGCCGGTGGTCGTGTTCCTCATCGGCCTGGGCACCTCGGCGGTCCTGCTCGCCCGCCGGGTCCCCGGAGCGATCTTCTACGGCATCATCACCGCCACGGTGGTCGCCGTCATCGTGAACTACGCGTTCCAGGTCCCCGAGGAGTCCTGGGGCACGCAGTCCCCCCAGCTCCCCAGCAGCCCCTTCTCCTCGCCCGACTTCGGCCTGCTGTTCCAGGTCGACATGTTCGGCGCCTGGCAGTCGGCGGGCGTGGCCAGCGCGGGCGTCATCCTGTTCACCCTCGTCCTGGCCGGGTTCTTCGACGCGCTGGGCACCATCCTGGCCATCGGCAAGAAGGCCGACCTCACCGGCGAGGACGGGCAGATGCCGCGGGTCAACCACATCCTCGCCACCGACGGTGCGGGTGCCATCAGCGGCGGTCTGACCAGCTCCTCGGCCACGCTGGTGTTCGTCGAGTCCACCGCGGGCGTCAGCGAAGGCGCACGCACCGGTCTGGCCAGCGTCGTCACGGGCGGGCTGTTCCTGCTGGCACTGTTCTTCGCCCCGGTGTTCAGCGTGGTCCCGGCCCAGGCGGCCTCGGTCGCCATGGTCCTGGTCGGCGCCATGATGATGATGCACGTCGGGCAGATCGCGTGGGACGACATCACCATCGCCGTCCCGGCGTTCCTGACGATCGTGGTCATGCCGTTCACCTACGACATCGCCCACGGCATCGGCGCCGGCATCATCGCCTACACGCTGATCAAGACCGCCAGTGGCCAAGGCCGCGACGTGGGGTGGCTGATGTGGGCGCTCAGCGGTGTCTTCGTCATCCACTTCGGACTGGCGGGGATCGAGAAACTGCTGGGGCTCTAG
- a CDS encoding catalase, giving the protein MPAYGVPEHGNPITTTGAGVPAPSDEQSLSVGRDGPLVLHDAYLIEKMAQFNRERVPERVVHAKGTGAYGVFRVTNDVTAYTCADLFQPGRETPMLARFSTVAGEQGSPDTWRDPRGFALKFYTRQGNYDLVGNNTPIFFMRDPQKFQDFIRSQKRDPRTGLRDHTMQWDYWSLSPESAHMVTWLMGDRGIPRSYRHMNGYGSHTYMWVNAEGRRVWIKYHIHTDQGIDFLTQDEGDRLAGADADCHRRDLYDAIERGDYPSWTLKVQVMPLEDAENYRFNPFDLTKVWPHGDYPLIEVGRMTLDRIPEDFFIHVEQAAFEPNNLVPGVGPSPDKMLLSRLFSYSDTHRYRIGVNYNELPPNRPEVPVRSYAKDGRMRSFKPNTGAVYHPNSFGGPDTAVQEGTEHAWWTVEAGDLVRAAYTDHREDDDFVQARTMINDVLDDAARDRLVSNVAGHMSKITDDGVLNRAIAYWHNIDAEIGDRIADRVGVKQPV; this is encoded by the coding sequence ATGCCCGCCTACGGCGTGCCCGAACACGGAAACCCGATCACCACCACCGGCGCGGGCGTCCCCGCGCCCAGCGACGAGCAGTCGCTGAGCGTCGGGCGCGACGGGCCGCTGGTTCTACACGACGCCTATCTCATCGAGAAGATGGCGCAGTTCAACCGGGAGCGCGTCCCCGAGCGCGTCGTGCACGCGAAGGGGACCGGAGCCTACGGCGTCTTCCGCGTGACCAACGACGTCACCGCCTACACCTGCGCCGACCTGTTCCAGCCGGGGCGCGAGACGCCCATGCTCGCCCGCTTCTCCACCGTCGCCGGAGAGCAGGGCAGCCCGGACACCTGGCGCGACCCGCGCGGTTTCGCTCTGAAGTTCTACACGCGCCAGGGCAACTACGACCTCGTGGGCAACAACACGCCCATCTTCTTCATGCGTGACCCGCAGAAGTTCCAGGACTTCATCCGCTCGCAGAAGCGCGACCCGCGGACCGGGCTGCGCGACCACACGATGCAGTGGGACTACTGGTCGCTGTCACCAGAGTCGGCGCACATGGTCACCTGGCTGATGGGCGACCGCGGGATCCCGCGCTCCTACCGCCACATGAACGGCTACGGCTCGCACACCTACATGTGGGTCAACGCGGAGGGGCGCCGGGTGTGGATCAAGTACCACATCCACACCGACCAGGGGATCGACTTCCTCACCCAGGACGAGGGCGACCGCCTGGCCGGGGCGGACGCCGACTGCCACCGACGCGACCTCTACGACGCCATCGAGCGTGGCGACTACCCGTCGTGGACGCTGAAGGTCCAGGTCATGCCGCTGGAGGACGCGGAGAACTACCGGTTCAACCCGTTCGACCTCACCAAGGTGTGGCCGCACGGCGACTACCCGCTGATCGAGGTCGGCCGGATGACCCTCGACCGGATCCCGGAGGACTTCTTCATCCACGTGGAGCAGGCGGCGTTCGAGCCCAACAACCTGGTACCGGGGGTGGGGCCGTCACCGGACAAGATGCTGCTGTCGCGCCTGTTCTCCTACTCCGACACCCACCGCTACCGGATCGGCGTCAACTACAACGAGCTGCCGCCGAACCGGCCGGAGGTGCCGGTGCGCTCGTACGCCAAGGACGGCCGGATGCGCTCGTTCAAGCCCAACACCGGGGCGGTGTACCACCCGAACTCCTTCGGCGGGCCGGACACCGCCGTGCAGGAGGGCACCGAGCATGCCTGGTGGACGGTGGAGGCGGGCGACCTGGTACGCGCGGCCTACACGGACCACCGCGAGGACGACGACTTCGTCCAGGCCCGGACGATGATCAACGACGTCCTGGACGACGCCGCCCGGGACCGCCTGGTCTCCAACGTGGCCGGGCACATGTCCAAGATCACCGACGACGGCGTGCTGAACCGGGCGATCGCCTACTGGCACAACATCGACGCCGAGATCGGCGACAGGATCGCTGACCGCGTGGGCGTCAAGCAGCCGGTGTAG
- a CDS encoding DUF3099 domain-containing protein: MRRRVRRYAWLMGTCLTLFAGSLPVYYLFGVVPAVAMCLIAMVCPPVAVIVANTPDPTDPEDRDTPFGPYAD; encoded by the coding sequence ATGAGACGGCGTGTCCGCCGCTACGCGTGGCTCATGGGAACCTGCCTGACGCTGTTCGCCGGGTCACTGCCCGTCTACTACCTCTTCGGTGTGGTCCCGGCCGTCGCGATGTGCCTGATCGCCATGGTGTGCCCGCCCGTCGCGGTGATCGTGGCCAACACACCCGACCCCACCGACCCCGAGGACCGCGACACGCCTTTCGGCCCGTACGCGGATTGA
- a CDS encoding VOC family protein — protein sequence MITTDFIPGSPCWIELGTPDVEATVAFYRGVIGWDAVSAGPDTGGYMLFQKDGKAVGGVGPLMTEGTRSVWTVYFTSPDVDATARTAEGIGGTVHTPPTDVLDLGRMMEVADPQGGRFGVWQAGTFPGFEITDAPGSVCWTELYTPDAKGAKEFYADLFGWGFQDMGMPGDSSQTYTLLAPSGAGEDRMHGGLMQADTAAMPGTGGRAYWHPVLAVNDCDAAVAQVRVGGGQVLMGPEDAEGVGRLCVVHDPFGAELVLLTPSPE from the coding sequence ATGATCACCACCGACTTCATTCCCGGCTCACCCTGCTGGATCGAGCTGGGCACACCGGACGTCGAGGCCACCGTCGCCTTCTACCGCGGGGTCATCGGCTGGGACGCCGTCTCCGCCGGACCCGACACCGGCGGATACATGCTGTTCCAGAAGGACGGGAAGGCCGTGGGCGGCGTCGGCCCGCTCATGACGGAGGGGACCCGGTCCGTCTGGACGGTCTACTTCACCTCCCCCGACGTCGACGCCACCGCCCGCACCGCCGAGGGCATCGGGGGCACGGTGCACACACCGCCGACGGACGTGCTGGACCTCGGGCGCATGATGGAGGTGGCCGATCCGCAGGGCGGGCGGTTCGGTGTGTGGCAGGCGGGCACCTTCCCCGGATTCGAGATCACCGACGCGCCCGGAAGCGTGTGCTGGACCGAGCTGTACACCCCCGACGCCAAGGGTGCCAAGGAGTTCTACGCCGACCTGTTCGGCTGGGGCTTCCAGGACATGGGGATGCCGGGGGACAGCTCGCAGACCTACACGCTCCTCGCCCCGTCCGGGGCCGGAGAGGACCGGATGCACGGCGGGCTCATGCAGGCGGACACCGCCGCGATGCCCGGGACCGGTGGCCGCGCCTACTGGCACCCGGTGCTGGCCGTGAACGACTGCGACGCCGCCGTCGCCCAGGTGAGGGTCGGGGGCGGGCAGGTGCTCATGGGGCCGGAGGACGCCGAAGGTGTCGGCCGACTGTGTGTGGTCCACGACCCCTTCGGGGCCGAACTCGTCCTGCTGACGCCGTCTCCGGAGTGA
- a CDS encoding universal stress protein: MASSVLVGVDGSQESLIALDWATEEAALRGSQLRLLCSSWVPALEPVFIRDAESWNGHTQRVLDEAAERVRQTNPDVRVESTIGYDEPAAATLIHVGREADLIVVGLRGRGGFPGMKIGSVAYQVAAHATTPVVVVGPEARPVTKTPQIVVGVDDSDHGQAALRAAFTEARLRSARLRAVYAVRVPPDILAVATLGGYDLESMRADRERLTHDTLKVVRDEFPDVQVETDIQWDDATHALSRASTSAHLVVVGARGRHGFPLLALGSVAHGILHHAVSPVMVVHVPASDGER, translated from the coding sequence ATGGCGTCATCGGTCCTTGTCGGAGTTGACGGTTCGCAGGAGAGTCTCATCGCCCTGGACTGGGCGACCGAGGAGGCGGCGCTGCGGGGGAGCCAACTGCGGCTGCTGTGCTCGTCGTGGGTCCCGGCGCTGGAACCGGTTTTCATCCGGGACGCGGAGAGCTGGAACGGCCACACCCAGCGCGTGCTGGACGAGGCCGCGGAGCGCGTGCGGCAGACCAATCCCGATGTGCGGGTGGAATCGACGATCGGGTATGACGAGCCGGCGGCGGCCACGCTGATCCACGTCGGTCGCGAAGCGGACCTCATCGTGGTCGGCCTGCGGGGACGCGGGGGCTTCCCCGGGATGAAGATCGGTTCGGTCGCCTATCAGGTGGCCGCACACGCCACCACGCCGGTGGTGGTCGTCGGCCCCGAGGCGCGGCCGGTCACCAAGACCCCGCAGATCGTCGTCGGGGTCGACGACTCCGACCACGGCCAGGCCGCACTACGCGCGGCCTTCACCGAGGCGCGGCTGCGCTCGGCGCGCCTGCGCGCGGTCTACGCCGTGCGGGTGCCGCCGGACATCCTGGCGGTGGCCACACTCGGCGGCTATGACCTCGAATCCATGCGCGCCGATCGCGAGCGGCTCACGCACGACACCCTGAAGGTGGTGCGCGACGAGTTCCCCGACGTCCAGGTAGAGACGGACATCCAGTGGGACGACGCCACGCACGCGCTCAGCCGGGCGTCGACGTCGGCGCACCTGGTGGTCGTCGGGGCACGCGGACGGCACGGTTTTCCGCTGCTGGCCCTGGGCTCCGTCGCACACGGCATCCTGCACCACGCAGTGTCGCCGGTCATGGTCGTGCATGTTCCCGCCTCCGACGGTGAGAGGTGA
- a CDS encoding serine/threonine-protein kinase, with translation MTSPLKKGDPANIGPYELSARIGKGGQGTVYLGRAPDGDEVAIKVLTSEWAGDARQRARFARELESARKVAPFCTAAVLDADLDAPDPYIVSEYVRGPNLREAVLQDGPRRGSALDRLAIATATALVAIHQAGVVHRDFKPANVLLSDDGPRVIDFGIARSSDSTITQTNSVTGTPAYMAPEQIRGADIGPPADMFAWAGVIAFAAAGNGPFAADSVHTVIHRILSEPPDLAEVPDNLRPLLAACLSKDPEQRPTAAKVLGLLVGHDFTDGAPASGPADPVTAVLQEGATAAVNEQTRIETIEIYSQGQRPGPAVSPVPTPPTEEATERQESRQPTRHDSGARGAGTETVERTTSRPEAGAGSGGQETTTREGRVPGRWLGARRTKREPSPAIPLDPAGRSGSEGTGPRHGTPRRFGRRLLVGLSLVWLLLLGGAAVWALMSDGGIAGFSTRISPSDGTDPDAGTGGGSDTGGDGGADPEGGDGNQPVNDGGGGNGSGGEGYGGGGDTDGGAHEEGGTNDGDTDGNGGGNGDGADDGHGDGGGGQNGGGDNGDGGGGQDGGDGNGDGGAGNGGNGDGGSGGGTGGPSPRGPDPGNGGTNGDPPPPNTDPDPGTRNDPEPNDGPTGKQGAEDGKDD, from the coding sequence ATGACGAGTCCGTTGAAGAAGGGGGACCCGGCGAACATCGGGCCCTATGAGTTGAGCGCGAGGATCGGCAAGGGCGGCCAGGGGACCGTGTACCTCGGCCGGGCGCCCGACGGCGACGAGGTCGCGATCAAGGTGCTGACCAGCGAGTGGGCCGGAGACGCGCGCCAGCGCGCCCGATTCGCCCGCGAGCTGGAGTCCGCCCGCAAGGTCGCGCCGTTCTGCACCGCCGCGGTGCTCGACGCCGACCTCGACGCCCCCGACCCCTACATCGTCAGCGAGTACGTGCGGGGGCCCAACCTGCGCGAGGCCGTGCTGCAGGACGGTCCGCGCCGCGGGTCGGCCCTGGACCGGCTGGCCATCGCCACGGCGACCGCGCTGGTGGCCATCCACCAGGCGGGCGTGGTGCACCGCGACTTCAAGCCCGCCAACGTGCTGTTGAGTGACGACGGACCGCGCGTCATCGACTTCGGTATCGCCCGCAGCTCCGACAGCACGATCACCCAGACGAACTCGGTGACGGGCACGCCCGCCTACATGGCGCCCGAGCAGATCCGCGGTGCGGACATCGGTCCCCCGGCGGACATGTTCGCCTGGGCCGGCGTCATCGCGTTCGCCGCCGCGGGCAACGGGCCCTTCGCCGCCGACAGCGTGCACACGGTCATCCACCGCATCCTGAGCGAGCCGCCCGACCTGGCGGAGGTTCCCGACAATCTGCGCCCGCTTCTGGCGGCGTGCCTGAGCAAGGACCCGGAGCAGCGTCCCACCGCCGCCAAGGTCCTGGGCCTGCTGGTGGGGCATGACTTCACCGACGGGGCGCCCGCGTCGGGCCCCGCCGACCCGGTCACGGCCGTCCTACAGGAGGGCGCGACGGCCGCGGTCAACGAGCAGACGCGCATCGAGACGATCGAGATCTACTCCCAGGGCCAACGGCCCGGTCCCGCCGTGTCGCCGGTGCCGACTCCCCCGACTGAGGAGGCGACGGAGCGGCAGGAGAGCCGACAGCCCACGCGGCACGACAGCGGAGCACGCGGCGCGGGGACGGAGACCGTCGAGCGGACCACCTCCCGGCCGGAGGCCGGTGCGGGCTCCGGGGGGCAGGAGACCACCACGCGGGAGGGCCGTGTCCCGGGCCGCTGGCTGGGCGCCCGTCGGACCAAGCGGGAGCCGTCCCCGGCGATTCCGCTGGATCCGGCAGGGCGCAGCGGATCGGAGGGGACCGGCCCGCGGCACGGCACGCCCCGCAGGTTCGGGCGGCGCCTGCTGGTGGGCCTCTCGCTGGTGTGGCTGCTGCTCCTGGGCGGAGCGGCGGTCTGGGCCCTGATGAGCGACGGCGGGATCGCGGGGTTCTCCACCCGCATCAGCCCGTCCGACGGGACCGATCCCGACGCGGGAACCGGCGGTGGATCCGATACCGGCGGCGACGGCGGCGCCGACCCGGAGGGAGGTGACGGCAACCAGCCCGTGAACGACGGCGGCGGTGGTAACGGCAGCGGTGGCGAGGGCTACGGCGGTGGCGGCGACACCGACGGCGGTGCGCACGAGGAGGGCGGCACCAACGACGGCGACACCGATGGCAACGGAGGCGGGAACGGTGACGGTGCCGACGACGGCCACGGCGACGGTGGCGGTGGCCAGAACGGCGGCGGCGACAACGGCGACGGTGGCGGTGGCCAGGACGGCGGTGATGGCAACGGCGACGGTGGCGCAGGGAACGGCGGCAACGGCGACGGGGGCTCGGGAGGCGGCACCGGCGGCCCCAGCCCCCGTGGGCCGGATCCTGGCAACGGCGGAACGAACGGCGACCCCCCGCCGCCCAACACCGACCCCGACCCCGGCACCCGCAACGATCCCGAGCCCAACGACGGCCCCACAGGCAAGCAGGGTGCGGAAGACGGAAAGGACGACTGA
- a CDS encoding CBS domain-containing protein codes for MTATVRDVMTTDVVTISRDTTFKEIANCIIAKNVAALPVVDGGRVVGLVTETDLVHKAEFQPEGDQGQFGGGYREPLRAWLRHALGAAGGGSSRDKALAEKADRLMSPNVVTVRHDATVVTAARLMDRHDVKQLPVVDEHQHLLGIVTRRDLLRVFVRSDEDIARDVGAALSRAPGWLEAGDIHFTVADGMVTVEGRVEQHSHCSVLLQLIHAVDGVVGVHDKLTWKIDDLVRPRTPYLP; via the coding sequence ATGACTGCCACCGTTCGCGACGTCATGACCACCGACGTGGTGACGATCAGCCGGGACACCACGTTCAAGGAGATCGCCAACTGCATCATCGCCAAGAACGTCGCCGCACTGCCCGTTGTCGACGGGGGCCGAGTCGTCGGGCTCGTCACCGAGACCGACCTGGTGCACAAGGCGGAGTTCCAGCCCGAGGGGGACCAGGGCCAGTTTGGCGGCGGCTACCGCGAACCCCTGCGTGCCTGGCTGCGCCACGCGCTGGGCGCGGCCGGGGGAGGATCCAGCAGGGACAAGGCCCTGGCGGAGAAGGCCGATCGGCTCATGAGCCCCAACGTGGTCACCGTGCGGCACGACGCGACCGTCGTCACGGCGGCGCGCCTCATGGATCGCCACGACGTCAAGCAGCTCCCGGTCGTCGACGAGCACCAGCATCTGCTCGGCATTGTCACCAGGCGTGACCTGCTGCGCGTTTTCGTCCGCTCGGACGAGGACATCGCGCGCGACGTCGGGGCCGCACTGTCCCGGGCGCCCGGATGGTTGGAAGCGGGGGATATCCACTTCACCGTCGCCGACGGCATGGTCACCGTGGAGGGCCGCGTCGAACAGCACAGCCACTGCTCGGTGCTGCTCCAGCTGATCCACGCGGTCGACGGTGTCGTCGGTGTGCACGACAAGCTGACCTGGAAGATCGACGACCTGGTCCGGCCGCGGACGCCGTACCTGCCCTAG
- a CDS encoding oxygenase MpaB family protein, whose product MRPTVAPPESITWRIHLDRAMWVAGVRALMLQALHPVAMQGVWQRSDFLDDPTGRLLRTTHFVAVTTYGSPREADALGERIRRVHARLSFTDPRTGRRHRVDERDLLVWVHCAEVASYLEVVARAGLPVTPAEADRYIAEQAHSATYVGLSPDDVPASLGAMRRYLAEIRPQLRVTPEAVQAVRFLLWPTVPDRLRALAAVKPLWFPIGAMAYHSLPDCARRVYRVLPELPGGQAATTAGLAALRRTLNATPDALYNRIFDEETLRSALAARERLADAGYDVRDGLVGVGKPSHRPAMAPAS is encoded by the coding sequence ATGCGGCCGACGGTCGCCCCTCCGGAGAGCATCACCTGGCGTATCCATCTCGACCGTGCCATGTGGGTGGCCGGCGTGCGCGCGCTGATGTTGCAGGCGCTCCACCCGGTGGCCATGCAGGGCGTGTGGCAGCGGTCGGACTTCCTCGACGACCCGACCGGGCGGCTGCTGCGCACCACCCATTTCGTCGCGGTCACCACCTATGGCAGTCCGCGCGAGGCCGACGCGTTGGGAGAGCGGATCCGGCGCGTCCACGCCCGGCTGTCCTTCACCGACCCCCGCACCGGCCGCCGGCATCGGGTCGACGAACGCGACCTGCTGGTATGGGTGCACTGCGCCGAGGTGGCGTCCTATCTGGAAGTCGTCGCCCGCGCCGGTCTGCCCGTCACCCCGGCCGAGGCCGACCGGTACATCGCAGAACAGGCGCACTCCGCCACCTACGTCGGCCTGAGCCCGGACGATGTTCCCGCGTCCCTGGGCGCGATGCGCCGGTACCTGGCGGAGATCCGCCCGCAGCTGCGGGTGACACCGGAGGCGGTCCAGGCCGTGCGGTTCCTGCTGTGGCCGACGGTCCCCGACCGGCTGAGGGCTCTGGCCGCCGTCAAACCGCTGTGGTTCCCCATCGGCGCGATGGCCTACCACAGCCTCCCCGACTGCGCACGGCGGGTGTACCGCGTCCTGCCCGAACTCCCCGGCGGCCAGGCCGCGACCACGGCGGGGCTGGCCGCACTGCGGCGAACCCTGAACGCGACCCCCGACGCCCTGTACAACCGGATCTTCGACGAGGAGACCCTGCGCAGCGCCCTGGCCGCCCGGGAACGCCTGGCCGACGCCGGCTATGACGTGCGCGACGGACTCGTCGGCGTCGGGAAACCGAGCCATCGACCCGCGATGGCCCCCGCGTCGTGA